The Impatiens glandulifera chromosome 3, dImpGla2.1, whole genome shotgun sequence genome contains a region encoding:
- the LOC124933042 gene encoding probable glycosyltransferase At5g03795 isoform X1, translating into MSLHDVDTRNKSQNLSSIAKMNALLLLSHSSPSSKAPQWSSKADQELLYAKKEIENAHMEKKKDELPSPLYRNVSMFKRSYELMEKMLRVYIYKEGEKPIFHESILEGIYASEGWFLKLLEANKHFVTDDPKSAHLFYLPFSSRLLQQTLYVPKSHSRENLIEYMKNYVDGLAAIHPFWNRTDGADHFLAACHDWAPAETRGKIANCIRALCNADISAGFQIGKDISLPTTHIRNAKDPLKETKGMIDGHNSSSRPILAFFAGYMHGKLRPTLVKYWGNKEKDPEMRISERLPSTKGDKKYIEMLRSSRFCICAKGFAVHSPRVVESILHECIPVMISDDYVPPFFEVLDWETFAVFVMEKDVPDLKKILVSISVERYGEMVKRLKEVKKHFVWHDEPIKFDLFHMILHSVWYNRIFQMITA; encoded by the exons GCACCTCAATGGTCTTCAAAAGCTGACCAGGAGCTACTATATGCAAAGAAAGAGATTGAAAATGCACATATGGAAAAGAAAAAGGATGAGCTACCTTCTCCTCTGTACAGAAACGTCTCTATGTTTAAGAG AAGCTATGAATTAATGGAGAAAATGCTGAGAGTATACATCTATAAGGAAGGTGAAAAACCTATTTTTCATGAGTCAATACTAGAAGGTATATATGCTTCTGAAGGATGGTTCCTGAAATTGTTGGAAGCTAACAAACACTTTGTGACTGATGATCCGAAATCTGCCCACTTGTTTTATTTACCATTTAGCTCGCGGTTATTGCAACAAACACTTTATGTTCCAAAATCTCACAGTCGCGAAAACCTAATTGAGTACATGAAGAATTATGTGGATGGTCTTGCTGCAATACATCCTTTCTGGAATAGAACTGATGGTGCTGATCATTTTCTTGCTGCCTGTCATGATTGG GCACCAGCAGAAACAAGAGGTAAAATTGCAAATTGTATTAGAGCCCTCTGCAATGCAGACATCTCCGCCGGTTTCCAAATTGGCAAAGACATTTCTCTCCCGACGACGCATATCCGAAACGCAAAAGATCCTCTGAAAGAAACCAAAGGCATGATCGATGGTCACAATTCGTCAAGCAGACCAATCCTAGCTTTCTTCGCTGGCTATATGCATGGCAAGCTCCGACCAACCCTTGTAAAGTATTggggaaataaagaaaaagatcCCGAAATGAGAATTTCTGAACGTCTGCCTTCAACGAAAGGTGACAAGAAGTATATCGAGATGTTGAGGAGCAGCCGATTCTGCATTTGCGCGAAAGGTTTTGCGGTACACAGTCCGAGAGTGGTGGAATCGATCCTACACGAGTGCATTCCGGTTATGATATCGGACGATTACGTGCCTCCGTTTTTTGAGGTGCTGGATTGGGAAACGTTTGCGGTTTTCGTGATGGAGAAAGACGTTCCTGATTTGAAGAAGATACTTGTTTCGATATCTGTTGAAAGGTATGGCGAAATGGTGAAGAGATTGAAAGAAGTTAAGAAACATTTTGTTTGGCATGATGAACCTATTAAGTTTGATTTGTTTCATATGATTCTTCACTCTGTTTGGTACAATAGAATTTTTCAAATGATCACTGcttaa
- the LOC124933042 gene encoding probable glycosyltransferase At5g03795 isoform X3 — protein sequence MSLHDVDTRNKSQNLSSIAKMNALLLLSHSSPSSKAPQWSSKADQELLYAKKEIENAHMEKKKDELPSPLYRNVSMFKRSYELMEKMLRVYIYKEGEKPIFHESILEGIYASEGWFLKLLEANKHFVTDDPKSAHLFYLPFSSRLLQQTLYVPKSHSRENLIEYMKNYVDGLAAIHPFWNRTDGADHFLAACHDWAPAETRGKIANCIRALCNADISAGFQIGKDISLPTTHIRNAKDPLKETKGMIDGHNSSSRPILAFFAGYMHGKLRPTLVKYWGNKEKDPEMRISERLPSTKGDKKYIEMLRSSRFCICAKGFAVHSPRVVESILHECIPVMISDDYVPPFFEVLDWETFAVFVMEKDVPDLKKILVSISVERCVIIWH from the exons GCACCTCAATGGTCTTCAAAAGCTGACCAGGAGCTACTATATGCAAAGAAAGAGATTGAAAATGCACATATGGAAAAGAAAAAGGATGAGCTACCTTCTCCTCTGTACAGAAACGTCTCTATGTTTAAGAG AAGCTATGAATTAATGGAGAAAATGCTGAGAGTATACATCTATAAGGAAGGTGAAAAACCTATTTTTCATGAGTCAATACTAGAAGGTATATATGCTTCTGAAGGATGGTTCCTGAAATTGTTGGAAGCTAACAAACACTTTGTGACTGATGATCCGAAATCTGCCCACTTGTTTTATTTACCATTTAGCTCGCGGTTATTGCAACAAACACTTTATGTTCCAAAATCTCACAGTCGCGAAAACCTAATTGAGTACATGAAGAATTATGTGGATGGTCTTGCTGCAATACATCCTTTCTGGAATAGAACTGATGGTGCTGATCATTTTCTTGCTGCCTGTCATGATTGG GCACCAGCAGAAACAAGAGGTAAAATTGCAAATTGTATTAGAGCCCTCTGCAATGCAGACATCTCCGCCGGTTTCCAAATTGGCAAAGACATTTCTCTCCCGACGACGCATATCCGAAACGCAAAAGATCCTCTGAAAGAAACCAAAGGCATGATCGATGGTCACAATTCGTCAAGCAGACCAATCCTAGCTTTCTTCGCTGGCTATATGCATGGCAAGCTCCGACCAACCCTTGTAAAGTATTggggaaataaagaaaaagatcCCGAAATGAGAATTTCTGAACGTCTGCCTTCAACGAAAGGTGACAAGAAGTATATCGAGATGTTGAGGAGCAGCCGATTCTGCATTTGCGCGAAAGGTTTTGCGGTACACAGTCCGAGAGTGGTGGAATCGATCCTACACGAGTGCATTCCGGTTATGATATCGGACGATTACGTGCCTCCGTTTTTTGAGGTGCTGGATTGGGAAACGTTTGCGGTTTTCGTGATGGAGAAAGACGTTCCTGATTTGAAGAAGATACTTGTTTCGATATCTGTTGAAAG GTGTGTAATTATTTGGCATTAA
- the LOC124933042 gene encoding probable glycosyltransferase At5g03795 isoform X2 — MSLHDVDTRNKSQNLSSIAKMNALLLLSHSSPSSKAPQWSSKADQELLYAKKEIENAHMEKKKDELPSPLYRNVSMFKRSYELMEKMLRVYIYKEGEKPIFHESILEGIYASEGWFLKLLEANKHFVTDDPKSAHLFYLPFSSRLLQQTLYVPKSHSRENLIEYMKNYVDGLAAIHPFWNRTDGADHFLAACHDWAPAETRGKIANCIRALCNADISAGFQIGKDISLPTTHIRNAKDPLKETKGMIDGHNSSSRPILAFFAGYMHGKLRPTLVKYWGNKEKDPEMRISERLPSTKGDKKYIEMLRSSRFCICAKGFAVHSPRVVESILHECIPVMISDDYVPPFFEVLDWETFAVFVMEKDVPDLKKILVSISVESSNPKCERWEMRK, encoded by the exons GCACCTCAATGGTCTTCAAAAGCTGACCAGGAGCTACTATATGCAAAGAAAGAGATTGAAAATGCACATATGGAAAAGAAAAAGGATGAGCTACCTTCTCCTCTGTACAGAAACGTCTCTATGTTTAAGAG AAGCTATGAATTAATGGAGAAAATGCTGAGAGTATACATCTATAAGGAAGGTGAAAAACCTATTTTTCATGAGTCAATACTAGAAGGTATATATGCTTCTGAAGGATGGTTCCTGAAATTGTTGGAAGCTAACAAACACTTTGTGACTGATGATCCGAAATCTGCCCACTTGTTTTATTTACCATTTAGCTCGCGGTTATTGCAACAAACACTTTATGTTCCAAAATCTCACAGTCGCGAAAACCTAATTGAGTACATGAAGAATTATGTGGATGGTCTTGCTGCAATACATCCTTTCTGGAATAGAACTGATGGTGCTGATCATTTTCTTGCTGCCTGTCATGATTGG GCACCAGCAGAAACAAGAGGTAAAATTGCAAATTGTATTAGAGCCCTCTGCAATGCAGACATCTCCGCCGGTTTCCAAATTGGCAAAGACATTTCTCTCCCGACGACGCATATCCGAAACGCAAAAGATCCTCTGAAAGAAACCAAAGGCATGATCGATGGTCACAATTCGTCAAGCAGACCAATCCTAGCTTTCTTCGCTGGCTATATGCATGGCAAGCTCCGACCAACCCTTGTAAAGTATTggggaaataaagaaaaagatcCCGAAATGAGAATTTCTGAACGTCTGCCTTCAACGAAAGGTGACAAGAAGTATATCGAGATGTTGAGGAGCAGCCGATTCTGCATTTGCGCGAAAGGTTTTGCGGTACACAGTCCGAGAGTGGTGGAATCGATCCTACACGAGTGCATTCCGGTTATGATATCGGACGATTACGTGCCTCCGTTTTTTGAGGTGCTGGATTGGGAAACGTTTGCGGTTTTCGTGATGGAGAAAGACGTTCCTGATTTGAAGAAGATACTTGTTTCGATATCTGTTGAAAG TTCAAACCCTAAGTGCGAGAGATGGGAGATGAGAAAGTGA
- the LOC124933042 gene encoding probable glycosyltransferase At5g03795 isoform X4 — protein sequence MEKKKDELPSPLYRNVSMFKRSYELMEKMLRVYIYKEGEKPIFHESILEGIYASEGWFLKLLEANKHFVTDDPKSAHLFYLPFSSRLLQQTLYVPKSHSRENLIEYMKNYVDGLAAIHPFWNRTDGADHFLAACHDWAPAETRGKIANCIRALCNADISAGFQIGKDISLPTTHIRNAKDPLKETKGMIDGHNSSSRPILAFFAGYMHGKLRPTLVKYWGNKEKDPEMRISERLPSTKGDKKYIEMLRSSRFCICAKGFAVHSPRVVESILHECIPVMISDDYVPPFFEVLDWETFAVFVMEKDVPDLKKILVSISVERYGEMVKRLKEVKKHFVWHDEPIKFDLFHMILHSVWYNRIFQMITA from the exons ATGGAAAAGAAAAAGGATGAGCTACCTTCTCCTCTGTACAGAAACGTCTCTATGTTTAAGAG AAGCTATGAATTAATGGAGAAAATGCTGAGAGTATACATCTATAAGGAAGGTGAAAAACCTATTTTTCATGAGTCAATACTAGAAGGTATATATGCTTCTGAAGGATGGTTCCTGAAATTGTTGGAAGCTAACAAACACTTTGTGACTGATGATCCGAAATCTGCCCACTTGTTTTATTTACCATTTAGCTCGCGGTTATTGCAACAAACACTTTATGTTCCAAAATCTCACAGTCGCGAAAACCTAATTGAGTACATGAAGAATTATGTGGATGGTCTTGCTGCAATACATCCTTTCTGGAATAGAACTGATGGTGCTGATCATTTTCTTGCTGCCTGTCATGATTGG GCACCAGCAGAAACAAGAGGTAAAATTGCAAATTGTATTAGAGCCCTCTGCAATGCAGACATCTCCGCCGGTTTCCAAATTGGCAAAGACATTTCTCTCCCGACGACGCATATCCGAAACGCAAAAGATCCTCTGAAAGAAACCAAAGGCATGATCGATGGTCACAATTCGTCAAGCAGACCAATCCTAGCTTTCTTCGCTGGCTATATGCATGGCAAGCTCCGACCAACCCTTGTAAAGTATTggggaaataaagaaaaagatcCCGAAATGAGAATTTCTGAACGTCTGCCTTCAACGAAAGGTGACAAGAAGTATATCGAGATGTTGAGGAGCAGCCGATTCTGCATTTGCGCGAAAGGTTTTGCGGTACACAGTCCGAGAGTGGTGGAATCGATCCTACACGAGTGCATTCCGGTTATGATATCGGACGATTACGTGCCTCCGTTTTTTGAGGTGCTGGATTGGGAAACGTTTGCGGTTTTCGTGATGGAGAAAGACGTTCCTGATTTGAAGAAGATACTTGTTTCGATATCTGTTGAAAGGTATGGCGAAATGGTGAAGAGATTGAAAGAAGTTAAGAAACATTTTGTTTGGCATGATGAACCTATTAAGTTTGATTTGTTTCATATGATTCTTCACTCTGTTTGGTACAATAGAATTTTTCAAATGATCACTGcttaa